One Falco peregrinus isolate bFalPer1 chromosome 6, bFalPer1.pri, whole genome shotgun sequence DNA segment encodes these proteins:
- the MIX23 gene encoding protein MIX23: MAAPSGAASCEDFAEFQELLRVMRTIDDRIVHELNTTIPTASFAGKVDAGQTCKELYQSLTDAHTSRERIIKNCIAQTSSVVKTLREEREKAQDDAALLKQLRKEQTKLKLMQSELNVEEVVNDRSWKVFNERCRIHYKPPKSQ, from the exons ATGGCGGCGCCCAGCGGAGCGGCGAGCTGCGAGGACTTCGCCGAGTTCCAG GAGTTGCTCAGGGTGATGAGGACAATCGATGACAGAATCGTCCACGAGTTAAACACTACGATTCCCACAGCGTCCTTTGCGGGGAAGGTGGATGCCGGCCAGACGTGTAAGGAGCTGTACCAGTCT CTGACAGATGCTCACACCAGCAGAGAGAGAATCATCAAAAACTGCATCGCTCAGACTTCCAGCGTAGTGAAAACTCTcagagaagagagggaaaaggcCCAGGATGATGCAGCATTATTAAAGCAACTCAGGAAAGAACAGACAAAG TTGAAATTGATGCAGTCGGAGCTGAATGTTGAAGAAGTGGTAAACGACAGAAGCTGGAAG GTATTTAATGAGCGTTGCCGAATTCACTACAAGCCTCCGAAGAGTCAATGA
- the FAM162A gene encoding protein FAM162A has translation MWGRADRAVKLLGRNIPSVLRLTEGVDLKISRRLCIKSQEESQPQPRSRSPLRVPGHKPTDWEKRFLLWAGHFKKPEDIPETVSIETIRAAKTTLRVKCSYVMIALTILGCIVMVIRGKQAVKRHESLISMNLEKKAQWREAAAQSTSAKP, from the exons ATGTGGGGCCGCGCCG ATAGGGCTGTTAAACTGCTGGGAAGAAATATTCCCTCAGTTCTGAGGCTAACTGAAGGAGTGGATCTGAAGATAAGCAGAAGGCTTTGCATTAAATCCCAGGAAGAAAGTCAACCTCAGCCAAGAA gtcGGTCTCCTTTGAGGGTGCCTGGACACAAACCTacagactgggaaaaaagatttttattgtGGGCAGGCCATTTCAAAAAACCAGAGGATATACCAGAGACTGTCTC GATCGAAACAATCAGAGCAGCAAAGACCACGCTGCGTGTGAAGTGCAGCTACGTAATGATTGCTTTGACAATACTGGGATGCATAGTGATGGTGATTAGAGGGAAGCAG GCTGTAAAAAGGCACGAGTCTCTCATAAGTATGAACTTGGAGAAGAAAGCTCAGTGgagagaagcagctgctcagagTACATCTGCTAAACCTTAG